A window of Nitrospirota bacterium genomic DNA:
CCGGTATCTCAAAGGAGAAGGAACGCTCTAGGGGCAGGATGCCGAAAAAGGCCGCCAGCCAGAAAACGCTGAGCGGTAAGTGATGAACGGTGAACGAAAAATGATGTTCACGTCAGCGTTCATCGTTCAGAGATCAAAGTTTAGTTGCTTACTCGCTGCGGCCTTGCTGGACGGAATGTTTGAGCATTCTGCAAGGGCAGTTTTTCTTCCCGCCAGCTCGCATCAAGACGCTACTGGTTCTTCGCGCGGCTCTCGGACCCGTCTTGGACGAGTAGTCTGGGGCTATTCTATGAGGTAGAGGCAGGGGCCGTTTGAGGACGGCCCCTGCTGTATTAGAGGGCGGCTGCCTGTTGCGGCCAAAACTTATGACGGATTTGCGGGAGAGGCTCGCTATCGAAATTAGGGATATCGTAGAGGCAACGATCGATCGTCGTGACCTCGTCTTCTGTCAAGTCCAAGGTCACTCTCTTTTTCCAGAACTGATCGAGAGTGAAATAATCTCCCGACTGGGGCTTTTCCGCCAGCAACGCCTTCATCTTCTCGAAGCCAGCCGTGTCTACTCCTGGAACGCGTCCCTTATTACGGTCGTGGCACCAGTGCAATACTTCAGCGATTCCGTACATCGATAATTCGATCTGCATCATCTTGCTCATGATTCCTCCTTGCCAAACTAAGAGGGGCATTCTACCTCAAACCCCGTTCCATTTTCAAAGCCGTTGGTAAGCGCTCCAGGATTGGGAAAATACGCTTTGGTAGGGATTGTTGTGCCGTTGGATTGATTGCCAGGAGAAAGCGGTGGTCTGTATACTGGCGCGGCTTGCCTCGACCGGAAGGCCCAGTAAAAAGGCATCTCTATGCGGGCTATTATCCTATCGCCAGTTTTCTGCTCAAGGAGTCGCGTGTGATCATGCAAGGCGACGGCCGTTATGGCTGCAGGCTATGGTGTCTTATGGCCTTGGCGACAAGTCTGTGCCTTCTTGTGGCAAGCGGCTGTACCAAACAAGATCCCTATACCCCGCCGGATCTCTTCTACTATTTTGCCAGTTATCAGGTTGGTAAGAGCCCGACGACTGTCACCCCTGCAGATGTGAATCAAGACGGGTTGACCGATTTGTTGACGACCAACATCGGCAGTAATACGCTTTCGATTCTTTTGGGGAACGGCGACGGCACTTTTCGCGAGCAAGTCCAACTCAATACCTGTAAAGAGCCCCGCTCGCTCGCTCTCGGGATGTTCAATCATGATCCATACTCCGATGTGGCCTTGGCTTGCTCAGGGGGAGACGAGGTAGCCGTACTCTTCGGTCGGAACGACGGGAAATTCGAAGAAGGTCCGCGCTACCCGGTACATCGGACTCCCATTGCCATTGCCAGCGGCGATCTCAACAGTGATGGTGCCTCAGACCTCGTGGTTGCATTGCGAAACGACAAGATCAAAGTATTTTTGGGGACCGGCACCGGTGAATTCTCCCATGGGGTGCAGTACGAATATGGCGATACGCCTACGTCTGTGGCGTTGGCCGACTTGAATGGCGACGGGAAGGTCGATTTGGTTGTAACCAACGGGGGGCCAATGTCGAACGCGGTCTCCATCTGGGTTGGAAATGGGGATGGCACGTTTCGTCCTCCCGTCGACTATAAGACGGGGAAGCGCCCACTCGGGGTGAGTTTCGCAGATTTCAATAATGACCGGAACAGTGATTTGCTCGTGATCAATGGCGAACGAGATAGCTTTACGACGTATCTCGGGAACGGGAATGGGACCTTTCAGGCAGGACATGACTCCGGCGCCGATGCAGGGCCCAATTTCGGGCTCGCACGAGATTTCAACGGCGACCGACGTACCGACGTAGCTATCGTCAATCTTCAGTCGAGCGATCTCTCTATTCTCTTCGGACGGGGTGACGGAACCTTCGAATATCCGCCGAGAAATTACCGGACGAAGCCAGGCCCCTTCGCGCTCGCGATTTTCAGAGTTACGACGAAGGAGGCTGAAGAGCCTGGGCTTGTCACTGTAGATAACGGTAGTGGAACGGTCTCCATCTTTCTTCATAAAGGTTTGAAAGGGGCGACCGCTCCGGCGGTGAATGTGCCATGAGGCCATGCGTCGGCTTCCGGTATGCAGGGGTGACGGTAAAGAGCCGTCTGCTTGACAGCCTACTGACCCTCGGATAGAGTGGCCCACAGTGCGTTTCAGGCCTGTTGATGCTCTGTTTCGAGGATACCAGTGAGATCTTTTGGGTGGTGGTTTGCTGTCGGCGCGCTGCTCACCCTGTCTGTGCTGATGGTACAGGGTGGCGTCCGAGACTTGCTCGATGGAGCCCCTCCCGGCAGCGGAGCGAGCCCTTACCTCTCGTTTGGCACGACGATTTTCGGCGGAGGGTTGTTGGCCGGTTGCTTAGCCTTAGTCATGAATCGACTACGATAGCTACAGAATCTGAAGACAGGCGCCTCGATGCACTGTTTGAAATGCAAGGGATGTATGATGATCGAGCGTCACTATACGTTAGAGAATCGGCGTCTCTATGCCCGTTGTTTGAATTGCGGCTTCTGGATTGACCTCGCCGATCTGCTTCGATTTTTCCATAAAGTGATCGATAGTGGATTTCGTGGAGGGAAGGTGCGGGAGTCCTTTACGCTGTGAGTAGGAGTCACGAATTCATGATGACAAGAGACCGCGAGATGCTCTCTCGTGGAACATTTCTGGCCCGCGCTACGGGGTTGCTCACTGGGCTGATGTTGATCACTGCCGTGACGGGCACATCCTCGATCGCAGCTGCGAAGAATGCAACCGCACAACCAGCTCATGCCCGTACGGCGATCGCTTCGCACCAGTTTCCGCCCTGGCGAGTCGCTCCAGCCCATGGCATTCTTCTCAAGGACCTCAAAACTGGGCGCGTCTTGTATGAACACGATGCCGGGAAGCGCATGTCTCCAGCCAGTCTCACGAAAATCATGTCAGCCCTGGTCATTCTCGAAAAAGGTCACTTAGATGATCTCGTTACGATTAGCCCCAATGCCGCACGGGCCCATAAGACGCATTTGCGAGTGAAAGCAGGACAGGTTTTTAGGCTGGAAGATCTGTTGAAGGCTATGTTGATCATGTCCGCGAACGATGCCTGCCTTGCAGCGGTGGAGCATGTCGGTGGCGATGAAGCACAGTTCGTGACGCTCATGAATGCCAAGGCTGCAGCCTTGGGCTTGGCTGATACGCATTTCAGTAATGGCTGTGGGTTCGATAATCCGGACCATTATTCGACGGCCGAAGACCTCGCCGCGTTGAGCCTTATTGCCCTTGATCAGCCGATCTTCCGGCAGTTGGTTCGTGAGGAGCGCGCGATCATCACGGCTGTCAACGGTCACCATGCGTATATTTTGCACACGACGAACAAATTGCTGGGACGCATTCCCGGTGTTGAAGGGATTAAGACAGGCTTTACATCCAAAGCCGGCCGATGTCTTATTGCCAAAGTCTCGCAGAATGGGAGTGATCTTCTCCTGGTGATCCTCAACTCGAACCGCCGCTGGAATACCGCGACGAACCTCATTACCTACGGGCTGCAGGTCGCCGACGCTCCACACTGAATTCTCTGTTTGATCAAGTCGACAGGCACATGGATGAGTTGAGTCGGCTGCCATCGGTGGCCCGCTTGTGCAGCCATTCGCGGGTAGCTGTAGCGAGTCTTGCTGTGGGAGAGACCGATAGACGGCAAAAGGGCTAGGGGGGGGTCTCCGGCGCGATGAGCGCGCAGAGTGGTCAATCGTATCGGGCCTGCTACCGAGTTGGGGAAAACTCCACGTTGACATCTTTCCCGAGATAATTGATGACGAATCCCTGTTTGTCGTACGCCAGGATGGCGCCCATCACGTTTTCGTCTCCATACTCTTCCTGCCCCAGAAGCTTCCGCACGTCATCAGGGCTTTCGCTGTTCAATACGTTGCGAAAGATGCCGCGAGTCTTATAAGAAAATCGGTTATTGATAAAGATCAGGTCGACTTTGCCATCCTGGATACGGACGCCAGCCATTGGACCAGTCGGTTTGCGTTGGTCGAGCAAGAAAATAAACGAAGCTTCCTGCTCCACTTTAACTCCAGGAATCTTTTCATTTACCAGCGAATCCACGGCGGTGGATTCAGGATCTCCCAACTTGACTCCAAACAGCGAAATGTCGACACTCTTCAAGGTCTTAGGGTCCATCACGTCGTGCTTGCTCAATTCGTAGGGCTCTCCGTAGCCAGGGGCCGCCCATGCACCGACTCCGGTCATCACTATGCAGATTAGCGTGACGACTCGTAGTAAATCCTTCATCGACTCCTCCTTAGCCATGGGTTCCTGGAGATGTAGGGTGTTGAAAATTTAATAACGAAATTGGTGGGACCATGCAGTATGGATACATTTTATCGAACAGCCTGAGAACTTGCAAGGAATGGCTGAATGCGAGGGGGCAGATGCTGGCGAAATATGTGTTGTGGCGAACGGTTGCCGGGCTCGGTCTGTTGACGGTCTTTGTAGGCTGTGTGGCAACGGAGCAGATGCCTACCGGCAAGTCTCTCTATGCGCGGATTGGTGGAAAACCTGTCATTTCCGTGGTTGTCGAACAATGTGTGGCCAATGTGCTTGCTGATACCAGGATCAATGGCCGGTTTGCGACCACTGATATACGGAAACTGAAAGGCCACCTCGTCGATCACGTCTGCATGGCGACAGGAGGTCCCTGTACCTACAGCGGGCGCGACATGAAGATGGCTCATGCCGGGATGCGGATTTCCACGAGAGACGTTGGCGCATTCCTAGAGGATCTGGTGAAAGCTATGGACATGGCGAAGGTGCCAGCGCAAGAAAAGGGAGAACTTCTAGGTCTATTGGGGGCAATGAAGAAGGATATTATTGAAGCATCGTAACGGCTGTGGAGCAATGGCGCGCTGAACCATCCCTACTCGTATCTCGACGTGAGAGATTAGTTACGGTGATGGGTGCTCATGAGGACGGCACCGAGGTGCCGGAGTCGTTGGAAATAGGGCCGGCAATCTTCGTCAAGCTCGTTGGTCAGGCCATCGAGATCTGCAACGCAATCTTCAAGAATCACGAGGCGTTGGGCATCAAGGCCTTCTGGACTATCGAGGAAATACACCACACATCCACTGATCACCGTATCCAGCGTCATCAACGGCCCCTCATGTTGGCCCTCCACGTGAGGCCATTGTGCCTCCTTGTGGGCTTCCCAGAGGGATAACAGGGCATCCCGATCCATTCTACGGGTCTCCAACCATTCACAGGACTCAGCTTCGACCGATCCACCCTAGCGCATGGAATAACAGGACCGCAAGCATACAGAGACCCAGACCCCAGAACCGGTAGTCGATGTCCTCTCGTCCAAGGCACCACTCAATGGCTGGCTTACACCATGAAAGTGGTCTGATCGACAGGAAGGCGCCTTTTGCGATCATGCCCACAGCCGTGACCGTCCAGAGCCATGGGTAGGGCAGGTCGTTCGCGGCAACGAGCAAGAGGGCGCCTCCGAAGATCGCAAGAAGTTCCCATCGCAATATCCCGGGGGATTGCTGCAGTACTTGGCGGACCTGCGCGATGATGTAGCGTGGAGACAGCAAGAGTACGACCCCGTCAGCCAGCCAAATCCCAGCGAGTGCGGCCAACGCATAGTCCCTCAATCGAGAGTCCCAGACTGTTGGTGGCCCTTGCCTTCGTGCTTTGTGCCGCTCACGGATACAGACCGCGATGGAGATGGGCTTGCGCCACTTTGTCGATTCCGCTCATCAATGCGGCCATACGCATGGACGTATTCTTGGAAAGGGAAAACTGTAACGTCCGATGGAAGGCGTTGATCAGAATGTCTTGCAGCCGTTCTTGAATGTCCTTGGCCTTCCAGAAAAAGCGCTGCCCATCCTGCACCCATTCGAAGTAGGACACGATGACGCCACCGGAGTTGGCCAGGATGTCTGGGATGATAAAGACCCCCTGATCTTGCAGGATGCGATCGGCCTCCAGGGTCGTCGGACCGTTTGCTCCTTCAGCGAGAATCCTGCAGCGGAGCTTCCCGGCATTTCGCTCGGTGATCTGTTCAGATAACGCGGCGGGGACCAGCACAGTGCAGTCAAGCTGCAGTAGTTCGTCGTTGGAGAGCCAATCTCCCAGCTTGGTGTCACGGAGGGATTGTCCGTGAGTTTTGCAGCGTGTGAGGAGTTCCGGAATGTCCAGACCGTTTGCGTTGTGAATGCCTCCGTGTACGTCGCTCACGGCGATGACGCGAGCCCCACATTCCTGCATGATGCGGGCAGTGTGGGCCCCCACATTGCCGAACCCCTGGATCACCACAGTGCTGTTCCAGATATCGAGCTTGAGATGACGAAGCGCTTCAATGGTGACATAGACCACTCCGCGGCCGGTGGCTTCTTCGCGCCCAAGGCTGCCTCCAATCGAAAGGGGCTTGCCGGTTACAACGCCCGGCACCGAATACCCCACTTGCTGACTGTAGGTGTCCATGATCCAGGCCATCACCTGAGCATCTGTCCCGACGTCCGGCGCCGGCACGTCTTTCTCCGGGCCGATCAAGGGGAAGATTTCCGCTGCATAGCGTCTGGTCAATCGTTGTAGTTCTGCCCGCGACAATTGTTTCGGATCGACCGCGACCCCACCCTTCGCTCCGCCATAGGGCAGGTCGGCCAATGCGCATTTCCAGGTCATCCACATGGCGAGTGCCGCGACTTCCCCAAGATTCACGTCCGGGTGATAGCGAATGCCGCCCTTGGTGGGGCCGCGAGAGGAATCATGCTGCACACGATAGCCGGTATAGACCTCGACCCGGCCGTCATCCATTCGGATGGGTACGCTGACGATCAGGGACCGCTGTGGAAGTTTCAGCCGCTCGCGTAAATTGGGATCCAGTTCCATGGCCTCGGCTGCTTGATCAAATTGCGCCATCGCCAGTCGGAAGGTCGGTGTGTCGAGTTCGTGCATAGGCGGTTCCTCTCGTCAACTGTGCGTGAGCGTCGTCGCGGCGAGGGTATTGTGATGGTCTCCCTGTCCCATGATCTCGGGCGGGAGGTTCATCCATTGTACGTTGAACGTTCGCGCGAATTCCTGCGCCACCTGTTGCGCGACGGTCGAAATGGACAAGGGAGACCGTTGGATCTCGGCCATGGACGTGATAGGGCACGCGGTCAGGCCGCAGGGCATGATATGGGAAAAGGGGGAGAGGTCCAGATCGACGTTGAGCGCGAATCCGTGAAGAGTCACGCCATGATCGATCCGGACTCCGATTGCGGCAATCTTTGCATCCGCATCATGCCAGCGGACCCAGACGCCAGGTGTCTTCTCGACACGATAACCTTCAATCCCCCATCGTGCGAGCGCATGGATCAAGACCTCTTCCAATTTCCGCACATACTGTTTCGGGCCTGAACAATAACGCGACAGCTTGAGGATCGGATAGCCCACGATCTGTCCCGGTCCATGATAGGTAATGGAGCCGCCACGATCGACGGATTGGAAGTTGGCGCCTGTTTGGCGGAGGATCTCTTCTCCGCAAGCCCAATGTGTGGGTTTGGTACTTCGACCCAGCGTATAGACCGGCTGATGCTCAAGGAGTAACAACGTATCCTCTTGTCGCTCCGCAATCCGTTCTTCCCGTAATTGTTGCTGCAGTATCCAGGCTTCGGCATAGGGGACCGGCTTGGGAAACTGGACGAGCCTGCCTTCTTGCGGACTAGGCCTGCTCTCGTGCCCTGTGACGTCGTGACTCTGCTGGGATTCGTCTGCGTGATTCATGGGAAAGCCTTCTGTAGCGAAGGCTTCTGAATCGAGATGGTGGACTGGACGTTTTTTCTCTGCACGGTTAGTTGCAGGCTGGGGAGGTCTCCCGAACGTCGGATGGAGTGCCAGAAGTCTCCGAGATTATAGATCTGATGTTGATCGACAGCGGTCACGATATCGCCGTTCTGAAGGCCTCCCGTGACGGCTGCTCCTCCCGGTTCGACATTCAGCGCCAGGACCCCACGATCACCGTCCAGACCGAAACTCGCCATGATACTTGCGGTGATGGTCACAGGGGTAAATCCGATGTCCGGGCGAAGGACCGATCCACGGACGATCATCGATTGAATGTGGGGGTAGATGGCCTCCATCGAAATCGCATAACTAATGGCTTGAGCGGATGGCGCGATGGCCACATTAATGCCGATCACATGACCGGCCAGATCCACGAGTGGACCTCCGCTATTGCCAGGGTTGATGGCCGCATCGGTTTGGATCAGATCGTAGAGCGTTTCGCCATCCGGAGTGAGCACTGAGCGATCGACGGCACTGACGACACCGACGGTGACGGTCGAGCCCCCCTTGAGCGCGAGGGGGTTGCCGATGGCAACGACCGACTCGCCAATCTCAAGCATCGGCACAGGACTGAGCGTCGCGGGCACCAAGTCCGTTGCCGTGATCTTGACGAGGGCCAGGTCCAGTAGGAAATCTCGCGCAACAACACGGCCTGGGGTGAGCCGACCCGTTGAGAGTCCGACAACCAGGCTCTTGATACCCGCTACCAGATGATTGTTTGTCAGGATATAGCCGTTCTCGTCGATAATCACGCCGGACCCAGACCCCGATTGGGCCTGCGTGGGAGTGGCCGGCATGCCGCGAGTGAGAATGGTGACAACCGAGGGACGTACCTTCGCCACGACTGCAGGGACCGACAGGGACTTTTCGTGGATGGGGACCGATCCAATTAGGGGCTCAGCCTGGGCAATTCGGCCGTCTGGGACTATGGCGATGACTAGAGGGAGAAGGAGCGAAATTGTGAGGGAGTGAAAGGGGCTGGATATCGTTTCTGCTGTGCGAACTGTGGTCATGGGGCCTCACATACTAAGTCGGCCTCATTGTGGCATAAGTGCCCTCAGTGTGAAAGCTGCCTGACAGAAAAGGGGCGAGGATAACCCTCGCCCCTTTCTGCTCCAGACTTCTGCGGTTTACTGGATGGCGGCAAACATTTCCTTAATCTGGGGAGTCTTCAGTTTCTTGAGCGCTTTCGCCTCGATCTGGCGAATCCGCTCCCTCGTGACCGACAGGCTCTGTCCGACCTGCTCCAACGTGCAGGACTGATCGTGGCCGATCCCGAAACGCAGGCGGATGACGGTTTGCTCTCGGGGCGTGAGTGTGTCGAGAATACGTTCAAGCTGCTGCGCCATTTCCGCCTGGTGCACATTGGCATCCGGCGGGACGGCTTGCAGGTCGGGAAGTAGTTCCCCGAGTTCCGTGCTCCCATCGCCCACTAGCTTCTCTAGGGCAACCGGCTCTTGAAATGCCTGCACGGTTTCATGGAGCCGTTCCGGTCTCATCCGCAGCACGTCCGCCACTTCTTCGATTCGGGCCGGCCGGCCCAACTGTTGCCCGAGGCGTCTGGTGACGCGGAGGATTCGGTGCGAGGCTTCAGTCTGGTGCACCGGAATGCGAATGGTTCGCGATTGATCTGCGAGCGCACGGGTGATGCCTTGGCGGATCCACCAGGTCGCATAGGTGCTGAATTTGAACCCCTTGCGGTATTGATAACGTTCGGCCGCTTTCATCAATCCGATATTGCCTTCTTGCACGAGGTCCAGCAGCGTCAGTCCTCGTCCAGTGTAATGTTTTGCGACATCCACGACGAGCCGTAGGTTGCAGCGCACCAATTCGTCCTTGGCCTGTTCGAGCAGGACCCGAGCGGAGCGGAGGGTGGCTAACCCTTCCTTGAGTTGTTTGGCGATGGTCACCGGAAGCTTCTGTTTCCCCGTTTCCAGGCTGATCATGTCAGCGAGCCTCTGCTCGGCCTTATCGATCGCGCTGGCTGAGAGTCCACTTAACCCTTTGACCATCTGGAGTGTGTGTTGCGCCTCAAGCACCGAGGCGGTTCTCGTGAGTTTAGAGAAGACTCGGAGAGTCTGGCGTAAGGTCTTCCGAATCGTGCTCGTTCCGGAATCGATCTTCTTCGCCAGTTCGACTTCTTCTTCTCTGGTCAAGAGGGCTCGTTCGCCGAAGGAGCGAAAGTACAGTGACTCCAACATGAACGGGCCGCCGCTCACTGCGGCACGCGTGGCCGGCTTCACTGGCTCCTCTGATGGCTCTTCTTCAGAGGTGTCTTTGCCGATCACATCTAGCAGGTCGCTCGCTTCGGGATCGTCCGCATCAACGTCCTTTGTCATCGTGACAAGCTCTTCCGGCTCAGGGGTTGGGAAAAGATTCTTTTTCATGTCGTCGCCCCTCCTCTGATTGTCTGATCTGTTGCTCCGCATGGTCGTGACCTCAACTGGTTCCGGTTCTTGTGTTCTATTCTATGAGAGACAGCGTTCCGTCAAACGATTCATGCTCAGTCTGTGCGGACGGGCTGCTCTCTTGTCTTACTACGGAGCAAATCCTGTGCTGGATTGTTCATGAGAATGGCGGATCGCAATCTTATGGAAAAGGCTGCTCTATTAGAGTGGCTTAATGAGGATCTCGGAGAGGGAGTGAGGCAACCTTGCTGCAAGTGTGTAGTGGTGGCAATCGAGCAACAGGCTGAATCGCCACATTTTCTCCCTGGGGCAGCCCTTTCAGAATCCGGGCGATCGTACGGATGGAAGGTGAAAAAGTTGTGGCGGGATTGTTCGCCGCTACGCGCTCAACGAGCCTCAGAGTCTCGCTCTCTTGTCATACGTGCGATCAGTTTTTCAAGAAGACTCATGGCGGAGGTCGAGAAATCCCTCCTGTTGGCCGTTTGTTTGGTTGAAAACCCGGCACAGCGCTTCTAGAATGAGCCCCCATGTCACAACTTCAATCAGGCGAACGTATTCATTTGGTCGATAAAAAAGGGCGGCAGTATGCCCTGACCCTCAAGGCCGGAGATCGCTATCAACTGAGCGGTCATAAAATTGCGCACGACGATCTCATCGGGAAGCCCGATGGTTCTCTCGTCACGCTCTCCGGCAACAAGACGATGTTGGCGCTGAAGCCGACGTTCGGCGACTATGTGCTGAAGATGCCACGGGGTGCGCAGGTGTTGTACCCGAAGGATCTGGCGCTCATTCCCATGTGGGCGGATGTCTATCCAGGGGCGCGCGTTTTCGAAGCGGGGACTGGTTCAGGGGCCTTGACGATGGCCCTCTTGCGCGCCGTGGGACCGCGGGGCGTCGTCGTGACGTACGAAGCCCGCGAGGATTTCGCGAAAACGGCGATGACGAACATCGAACGGTATATGGGTCCGATGCCCAACCTTATCTCGCTTCGCCGGAACGTGTATGAGGGAATCAGCTTGCTCGGCGATGGCTTGCCGTTCGATCGTCTCGTCCTCGACCTTCCTGAGCCCTGGCAGGTGGTCCCGCATGCCGCGCAGGTCCTTCGTTCCGGCGGCATGTATCTGAGTTTTGTTCCCACCGTTCCTCAAGTGGTGCAGACGGTTGAGGCCCTTGAGAAAGCGATGGTCTTTGGCATGATTGAAACGTTTGAGTCGCTGTTGAGGACTTGGTCGATTCAGGGGCGTAGCGTGCGGCCGGATCACCGGATGGTCGCCCATTCAGGCTTCATTACAGTGGCGAGGAAAATCGAGTCGGGCTTATGGCCGACGGCTCAATCGGTTGAAGCTATGGACGAGGCCAGTGATGCTCATGAAGAGCGAGAGGACGACGCGCGATGAACCGGTTACAAGGGAAAGTGGCGGTCGTCACCGGGGGCAACGCGGGTATCGGTGAAGCGATCGCGAAAGCCTTTGCGCGCGAAGGGGCATCGGTCATGATTACGGGGAGACGGCAAGGAGAGCTCGACCGGGTCGTGAGCGACATTGTGAAGGCGCAGGGTAAGGCCGTCGCCGTTGCCGGATCGGTCACAGACGAACGCCATGTCCAGGAGGCAGTGCTGGCGACGGTGCAGCAGTTTGGACGGCTCGATATCCTCGTCAACAATGCCGGAGTCGGGGATTTCGGGAAGCGCCTGCATGAGATCGATGATGCAACCTGGACGCAGGTCCTCGACGTCAATTTGACCGGGGTGTTTCGAATGACGCGAGCGGCACTGCCGCAGATGTTGAAGCAGGGGAACGGCGCCATCGTCAATATCTCCTCCATCGCGAGCCTCGTCGGACTTCCTACATTGCCGGCCTATGCCGCGTCCAAGGGGGCGCTCGATGCCATGACCAGAGCTATCGCGGTTGACTATGCCAAGGAGGGCATCCGCTGTAACGTGGTGAACCCCGGACTTGTCGATACGCCGATGGCCGCTCCGCTGATGAGCAACCTCGAGCAACTGGCCCCGATTCTCGCGCACTATCCTATCCGTCGAGCTGGTAAGCCGGAAGAGGTGGCCAATATGGTTCTCTATCTGGTTTCCGACGAGGCAGCCTGGGTTACGGGCGGGACCTTTCCGATCGATGGAG
This region includes:
- a CDS encoding VCBS repeat-containing protein; the encoded protein is MQGDGRYGCRLWCLMALATSLCLLVASGCTKQDPYTPPDLFYYFASYQVGKSPTTVTPADVNQDGLTDLLTTNIGSNTLSILLGNGDGTFREQVQLNTCKEPRSLALGMFNHDPYSDVALACSGGDEVAVLFGRNDGKFEEGPRYPVHRTPIAIASGDLNSDGASDLVVALRNDKIKVFLGTGTGEFSHGVQYEYGDTPTSVALADLNGDGKVDLVVTNGGPMSNAVSIWVGNGDGTFRPPVDYKTGKRPLGVSFADFNNDRNSDLLVINGERDSFTTYLGNGNGTFQAGHDSGADAGPNFGLARDFNGDRRTDVAIVNLQSSDLSILFGRGDGTFEYPPRNYRTKPGPFALAIFRVTTKEAEEPGLVTVDNGSGTVSIFLHKGLKGATAPAVNVP
- a CDS encoding D-alanyl-D-alanine carboxypeptidase family protein, with translation MMTRDREMLSRGTFLARATGLLTGLMLITAVTGTSSIAAAKNATAQPAHARTAIASHQFPPWRVAPAHGILLKDLKTGRVLYEHDAGKRMSPASLTKIMSALVILEKGHLDDLVTISPNAARAHKTHLRVKAGQVFRLEDLLKAMLIMSANDACLAAVEHVGGDEAQFVTLMNAKAAALGLADTHFSNGCGFDNPDHYSTAEDLAALSLIALDQPIFRQLVREERAIITAVNGHHAYILHTTNKLLGRIPGVEGIKTGFTSKAGRCLIAKVSQNGSDLLLVILNSNRRWNTATNLITYGLQVADAPH
- a CDS encoding group 1 truncated hemoglobin, yielding MLAKYVLWRTVAGLGLLTVFVGCVATEQMPTGKSLYARIGGKPVISVVVEQCVANVLADTRINGRFATTDIRKLKGHLVDHVCMATGGPCTYSGRDMKMAHAGMRISTRDVGAFLEDLVKAMDMAKVPAQEKGELLGLLGAMKKDIIEAS
- a CDS encoding Glu/Leu/Phe/Val dehydrogenase yields the protein MHELDTPTFRLAMAQFDQAAEAMELDPNLRERLKLPQRSLIVSVPIRMDDGRVEVYTGYRVQHDSSRGPTKGGIRYHPDVNLGEVAALAMWMTWKCALADLPYGGAKGGVAVDPKQLSRAELQRLTRRYAAEIFPLIGPEKDVPAPDVGTDAQVMAWIMDTYSQQVGYSVPGVVTGKPLSIGGSLGREEATGRGVVYVTIEALRHLKLDIWNSTVVIQGFGNVGAHTARIMQECGARVIAVSDVHGGIHNANGLDIPELLTRCKTHGQSLRDTKLGDWLSNDELLQLDCTVLVPAALSEQITERNAGKLRCRILAEGANGPTTLEADRILQDQGVFIIPDILANSGGVIVSYFEWVQDGQRFFWKAKDIQERLQDILINAFHRTLQFSLSKNTSMRMAALMSGIDKVAQAHLHRGLYP
- the lipB gene encoding lipoyl(octanoyl) transferase LipB; this translates as MNHADESQQSHDVTGHESRPSPQEGRLVQFPKPVPYAEAWILQQQLREERIAERQEDTLLLLEHQPVYTLGRSTKPTHWACGEEILRQTGANFQSVDRGGSITYHGPGQIVGYPILKLSRYCSGPKQYVRKLEEVLIHALARWGIEGYRVEKTPGVWVRWHDADAKIAAIGVRIDHGVTLHGFALNVDLDLSPFSHIMPCGLTACPITSMAEIQRSPLSISTVAQQVAQEFARTFNVQWMNLPPEIMGQGDHHNTLAATTLTHS
- a CDS encoding trypsin-like peptidase domain-containing protein: MTTVRTAETISSPFHSLTISLLLPLVIAIVPDGRIAQAEPLIGSVPIHEKSLSVPAVVAKVRPSVVTILTRGMPATPTQAQSGSGSGVIIDENGYILTNNHLVAGIKSLVVGLSTGRLTPGRVVARDFLLDLALVKITATDLVPATLSPVPMLEIGESVVAIGNPLALKGGSTVTVGVVSAVDRSVLTPDGETLYDLIQTDAAINPGNSGGPLVDLAGHVIGINVAIAPSAQAISYAISMEAIYPHIQSMIVRGSVLRPDIGFTPVTITASIMASFGLDGDRGVLALNVEPGGAAVTGGLQNGDIVTAVDQHQIYNLGDFWHSIRRSGDLPSLQLTVQRKNVQSTISIQKPSLQKAFP
- a CDS encoding sigma-70 family RNA polymerase sigma factor, which encodes MKKNLFPTPEPEELVTMTKDVDADDPEASDLLDVIGKDTSEEEPSEEPVKPATRAAVSGGPFMLESLYFRSFGERALLTREEEVELAKKIDSGTSTIRKTLRQTLRVFSKLTRTASVLEAQHTLQMVKGLSGLSASAIDKAEQRLADMISLETGKQKLPVTIAKQLKEGLATLRSARVLLEQAKDELVRCNLRLVVDVAKHYTGRGLTLLDLVQEGNIGLMKAAERYQYRKGFKFSTYATWWIRQGITRALADQSRTIRIPVHQTEASHRILRVTRRLGQQLGRPARIEEVADVLRMRPERLHETVQAFQEPVALEKLVGDGSTELGELLPDLQAVPPDANVHQAEMAQQLERILDTLTPREQTVIRLRFGIGHDQSCTLEQVGQSLSVTRERIRQIEAKALKKLKTPQIKEMFAAIQ
- a CDS encoding tRNA (adenine-N1)-methyltransferase, with the protein product MSQLQSGERIHLVDKKGRQYALTLKAGDRYQLSGHKIAHDDLIGKPDGSLVTLSGNKTMLALKPTFGDYVLKMPRGAQVLYPKDLALIPMWADVYPGARVFEAGTGSGALTMALLRAVGPRGVVVTYEAREDFAKTAMTNIERYMGPMPNLISLRRNVYEGISLLGDGLPFDRLVLDLPEPWQVVPHAAQVLRSGGMYLSFVPTVPQVVQTVEALEKAMVFGMIETFESLLRTWSIQGRSVRPDHRMVAHSGFITVARKIESGLWPTAQSVEAMDEASDAHEEREDDAR
- a CDS encoding SDR family oxidoreductase, whose amino-acid sequence is MNRLQGKVAVVTGGNAGIGEAIAKAFAREGASVMITGRRQGELDRVVSDIVKAQGKAVAVAGSVTDERHVQEAVLATVQQFGRLDILVNNAGVGDFGKRLHEIDDATWTQVLDVNLTGVFRMTRAALPQMLKQGNGAIVNISSIASLVGLPTLPAYAASKGALDAMTRAIAVDYAKEGIRCNVVNPGLVDTPMAAPLMSNLEQLAPILAHYPIRRAGKPEEVANMVLYLVSDEAAWVTGGTFPIDGGMTIS